The proteins below come from a single Triticum aestivum cultivar Chinese Spring chromosome 5D, IWGSC CS RefSeq v2.1, whole genome shotgun sequence genomic window:
- the LOC123119688 gene encoding factor of DNA methylation 2, with translation MANSRGRDVSIDALTSKLESKIYYHRDAAVEYLDIKTIVDKVVEEKNKLLAENTEFLNTIDKVVEEKEKLQHDHEVINELVAPMEKQLEMVKKELEEVKYEHVAAKEELAVAKEQLAQKNKELKVLRKKLQESEAMHTQHEQQIGSASEPARSKMVTRLSHTRAILLQGSSDNDIDRHRCKKQRSYPQVPNNPTAGQHSGRDDDQEVVRQKLIKRFSEIDAGQSIGIKKMGKLNEKPFRDACAVKLAPKYAGAKSSELYALWQELLDSPNWEPFKSVIVDGNHQEEVIDVDDDKLQGLKLSWGEGPYNAVISALVERKEYNTDGTGDAFDLWNYKEGRKATLGECVDCILDNVKKLKRVHLTYRSRRTMCAATASMHDPVKDLSAASNE, from the exons ATGGCAAACAGCAGAGGAAGGGATGTCTCTATTGATGCTTTGACTTCAAAGCTTGAATCCAAGATATACTACCATAGGGATGCCGCTGTCGAGTACCTGGATATCAAGACTATAGTTGATAAAGTTGTAGAAGAAAAGAATAAGCTCTTGGCTGAGAACACCGAATTCCTGAATACTATTGATAAGGTCgtggaagaaaaggaaaaactccAGCATGATCATGAAG TGATTAATGAGCTGGTGGCACCAATGGAGAAGCAGCTTGAAATGGTAAAGAAGGAGCTTGAAGAAGTAAAATATGAGCATGTGGCAGCAAAGGAGGAGCTTGCTGTGGCAAAAGAGCAACTTGCTCAGAAGAACAAAGAGCTGAAGGTTCTAAGGAAGAAGCTTCAGGAGAGTGAAGCCATGCACACTCAACATGAGCAACAAATTGGAAGTGCTTCTGAGCCTGCTCGTTCCAAAATG GTAACAAGATTATCACATACACGGGCTATCCTGCTCCAAGGATCATCGGACAATGACATAGACAGACATCGCTGTAAAAAACAGAGGTCCTATCCGCAGGTGCCAAATAACCCAACTGCTGGCCAGCATTCAGGCAGAGATGACGACCAGGAGGTGGTCAGACAAAAGCTGATCAAG CGGTTCTCTGAAATTGATGCTGGACAGTCAATTGGGATAAAGAAAATGGGGAAATTAAATGAGAAGCCATTCCGGGATGCTTGTGCTGTCAAGCTGGCTCCTAAATATGCTGGTGCGAAATCTTCTGAACTGTACGCACTGTGGCAGGAACTACTCGATAGTCCAAACTGGGAACCCTTCAAGTCTGTAATAGTTGATGGCAATCATCAG GAGGAGGTcatagatgttgatgatgataaGTTGCAAGGACTGAAGCTGTCATGGGGAGAAGGCCCCTACAATGCTGTCATTAGTGCATTGGTTGAGAGGAAAGAGTACAACACTGATGGAACAGGTGATGCCTTCGATCTATGGAACTATAAGGAAGGGAGGAAGGCCACTCTTGGGGAGTGTGTCGACTGTATCTTGGACAATGTAAAGAAACTCAAGCGGGTCCATCTGACATACAG GTCGAGGAGAACAATGTGTGCTGCCACTGCGAGCATGCATGACCCAGTCAAAGATCTGTCGGCAGCAAGTAATGAATGA
- the LOC123119690 gene encoding factor of DNA methylation 1 — MAETGGARCLHASLDVLASDVHSRLEFHKSAYTDYAGINNALHWVMEEKAKLQLQQNAVTEKDKLITEKDKLIAELKTRNEEQAAEIESLKEELEVRESSHVLLALQGSGLQSSQSGRNKRTRESDGNGEVADEHGVMDNPDQDDQGLSTELENAKKELSDIHSKLIKGFMDIGATSTRNVAIKNIGELSYKPFQQACLKKLPPEEASKKASELYNFWQKQLLNPEWNPSKTVMEKGNPKEGISKEIDVDDADLLKLRAEWGEDVYKAVANCLVEIEKCGRLTDRTIIPVIWDQKEDRTATRSESVEYMCSQVRRLRTRRN; from the exons ATGGCTGAGACGGGAGGCGCACGTTGTTTGCATGCAAGCCTTGATGTGTTGGCTTCTGATGTTCACTCCAGGCTGGAGTTCCACAAGAGTGCCTATACGGACTACGCCGGCATCAACAATGCGCTTCACTGGGTCATGGAGGAAAAAGCAAAGCTTCAGCTACAACAGAATG CTGTCACTGAAAAGGACAAACTGATCACTGAAAAGGACAAACTGATCGCTGAACTGAAAACAAGGAATGAAGAACAGGCAGCAGAGATTGAATCTCTAAAGGAAGAGCTGGAAGTAAGGGAGTCAAGCCATGTACTATTAGCACTGCAGGGAAGTGGTCTTCAGAGTAGCCAGTCTGGAAGA AATAAACGGACACGAGAATCTGATGGCAACGGTGAAGTTGCTGATGAGCATGGTGTTATGGACAATCCTGATCAAGATGATCAAGGTTTAAGCACTGAGCTTGAGAATGCTAAAAAGGAACTTTCTGATATCCACTCTAAGCTGATCAAG GGATTCATGGATATTGGTGCTACTTCAACACGGAATGTTGCAATAAAGAATATAGGCGAATTGAGCTACAAGCCGTTCCAACAGGCATGCCTTAAGAAGCTGCCTCCAGAAGAAGCTTCGAAGAAAGCTTCTGAGTTGTACAACTTTTGGCAGAAGCAGCTGCTGAACCCAGAGTGGAATCCCTCCAAAACTGTCATGGAGAAAGGTAACCCTAAGGAAGGTATCTCTAAG GAGATTGATGTCGATGATGCCGATCTGCTAAAGCTACGTGCTGAATGGGGTGAAGACGTGTACAAGGCTGTGGCGAATTGTTTGGTGGAAATCGAAAAATGTGGCAGGCTGACGGACAGAACCATCATACCCGTGATTTGGGATCAAAAGGAGGACAGGACAGCCACTCGCAGTGAAAGTGTTGAGTACATGTGCAGCCAAGTGAGGCGTCTGAGAACTCGCAG GAACTGA